In Chryseobacterium camelliae, one DNA window encodes the following:
- a CDS encoding metallophosphoesterase: MNLSLKTHLKRFSVPLRFLLVPSLLYSCATYTVKKGKNLSETDASRSMPENDFKIFLIGDAGNADEAQAQYTLNTLKNKLDSADQNSMLIFLGDNIYPSGMPEEGDPGYALAKQKLEDQLAVTRNFKGRTLVIPGNHDWYHGLNGLKAQENMVKAYMKDKKAFLPKNSCPIDDISLTDDIKLIVIDTEWALTNWDKEPGINKDCDIKTREGLYTEFKHLINKNQDKRIIVALHHPIISSGTHAGYSSAASNLFLLESKIPAPGIATVVNVLRSTSGASPEDILNRHYAELANRLKSMAQDKDNIIFVSGHDHNLQYHEAGNIRQIISGAGSKTNPATIARPTDFSYGGSGFAVLNIRKDESTDVEFFSTKDRKFEKLAQIIVMDKPKPLSNTYPSVLPATVTSTIYPEKLTQKRKFYRWLWGDHYRKYYGMPIEAPTANIAELDGGYTPFREGGGNQSNSLRLKAKNGQEFVMRSVKKSAVRFLNNMAFRQSTFGNELQNTFPERFLLDFYTANHPFTSFSVGNMADKLDIFHSNPRLYYIPKQQALGKYNDHHGDELYMVEERFSADPKTLKSLDDARDILSTDDVLRNLTKSAKYSVDQEAYIRARLFDMLIGDWDRHADQWKWAEYKDGDKIIYKPIPRDHDQAFSKYDGAAFKIIMNVPVIRHMKTFKSDIRNIKWLNREPYPLDLVFLKGSSEKDWTTQAQYIQQHLTNSDIDEAFTNLPKEVQDETITDIQQKLKSRKEKLQDYAFQYYDVLQKKVPLAGTVHPDKFVITKNGDSVQVQQYRLGKNNENPELVFEKTYSDTKTRELWIYGLEDDDIYEVSGEGKPKMNIRLIGGYNHDTYNVSNGNRVKIYDFKSQKNTYNDGSASKRITNDYNVNTYDYQHPKYNFVAGLPNADFNPDDGVIFGFLANYTVNNFIQDPYTQKHSLKANLYTATGGFNLVYKGIFKKAISGWDFNLDASYTTPRFTENFFGLSNESEYDRKETKRWYNRARISRFFFAPSVSKKGWNNIQNQFQLTFENNKVQRNGDRFVDISPDVRQEVFNDQQFGGANYTFSYKNVDNSAFPTFGFELVGNVAWKANLADYNRNFAILSGRLSFDHKLDKRGRFVLANSSNGMWISNNDFEFYQAASIGGNNGMRAFRNDRFSGKSSFTNNSEIRWDFGRIRNNIAPANMGILIGYDIGRVLNDNEDSQKWHQSVGAGFWLSIVEMFSARLNYFHGSDGGRISAGVGMTF; encoded by the coding sequence ATGAATTTATCCCTGAAAACTCATCTAAAAAGATTCTCAGTTCCGCTGAGATTTCTGCTGGTTCCGAGCCTGCTGTATTCCTGTGCTACGTACACGGTGAAAAAAGGCAAAAACCTTTCGGAAACAGATGCCTCAAGATCTATGCCTGAAAATGATTTCAAGATCTTCCTCATCGGCGATGCCGGTAATGCAGATGAAGCCCAGGCCCAATATACACTGAACACGCTTAAAAATAAGCTGGATTCGGCAGACCAGAATTCCATGCTGATCTTCCTGGGAGACAATATTTATCCGTCGGGAATGCCTGAAGAGGGCGATCCGGGGTATGCACTCGCAAAACAGAAGCTGGAGGACCAGCTTGCCGTAACCCGCAATTTTAAAGGCAGGACGCTGGTCATCCCGGGGAACCATGACTGGTACCACGGCCTGAATGGTCTGAAGGCACAGGAAAATATGGTTAAAGCCTATATGAAAGATAAAAAAGCTTTCCTGCCCAAAAACTCCTGCCCTATCGATGATATCAGCCTCACCGATGATATCAAGCTCATCGTGATTGATACGGAATGGGCCCTTACCAACTGGGATAAGGAGCCGGGAATTAATAAAGACTGTGATATCAAGACCCGTGAAGGGCTATACACGGAATTCAAGCACCTTATCAATAAAAATCAGGATAAAAGAATTATTGTGGCACTGCACCACCCGATCATCAGCAGTGGAACGCATGCAGGCTACAGCTCGGCAGCATCCAATCTGTTCTTATTGGAAAGCAAGATTCCTGCTCCGGGGATTGCTACGGTCGTTAATGTGCTTAGAAGCACATCAGGCGCCAGTCCGGAAGATATCCTCAACAGGCATTATGCTGAGCTGGCCAACAGGCTGAAAAGTATGGCGCAGGATAAAGACAATATCATCTTCGTTTCCGGACATGACCATAACCTTCAGTACCATGAGGCCGGAAATATACGTCAGATCATCAGCGGTGCCGGTTCCAAAACGAATCCTGCCACGATTGCCCGGCCTACCGATTTTTCTTATGGAGGAAGTGGTTTTGCTGTTTTGAACATCAGGAAGGATGAGAGCACTGATGTGGAATTCTTTTCAACAAAAGACCGAAAGTTCGAAAAGCTGGCACAAATTATCGTTATGGATAAGCCAAAGCCTCTCAGCAATACTTATCCTTCTGTTTTGCCGGCAACGGTGACTTCTACAATTTATCCTGAAAAGCTGACACAGAAAAGAAAGTTCTACCGCTGGCTGTGGGGAGACCATTACAGGAAATACTACGGGATGCCTATTGAAGCTCCTACTGCTAATATCGCTGAACTGGACGGAGGTTATACCCCGTTTCGGGAAGGCGGCGGCAACCAGTCGAACAGCCTGCGCCTGAAGGCTAAGAACGGACAGGAATTCGTGATGAGGAGCGTTAAAAAAAGTGCGGTGAGATTCCTCAACAATATGGCATTCAGGCAAAGTACATTCGGTAATGAGCTTCAGAATACATTCCCTGAAAGATTTTTGCTTGATTTCTATACCGCCAATCATCCGTTCACCTCATTTTCTGTAGGAAATATGGCTGACAAGCTGGATATCTTCCACAGCAATCCACGCTTGTATTACATCCCTAAGCAGCAGGCTTTGGGAAAATACAATGATCATCACGGAGATGAGCTCTACATGGTTGAGGAACGTTTTTCCGCAGATCCTAAAACCCTGAAATCCCTTGATGATGCCAGGGATATCCTCTCTACGGATGACGTGCTCAGAAACCTTACGAAAAGTGCAAAATACTCCGTTGACCAGGAGGCTTATATCAGAGCAAGGCTCTTTGATATGCTGATTGGAGATTGGGACCGACATGCAGACCAGTGGAAATGGGCAGAATACAAGGACGGAGATAAGATTATTTATAAGCCTATTCCAAGAGATCATGATCAGGCTTTCAGCAAATACGATGGAGCAGCATTCAAAATCATCATGAATGTTCCGGTAATCCGCCATATGAAAACATTTAAAAGTGACATCAGAAATATAAAATGGCTCAACAGAGAACCTTACCCTTTAGATCTTGTTTTCCTAAAAGGTTCTTCTGAGAAGGACTGGACGACGCAGGCACAGTACATTCAGCAGCATCTTACCAACAGTGATATAGACGAAGCTTTTACCAATTTGCCGAAGGAAGTTCAGGATGAAACCATCACTGATATCCAGCAGAAATTAAAATCCAGGAAAGAAAAACTCCAGGATTATGCATTTCAATATTATGATGTATTGCAGAAGAAAGTTCCGCTCGCAGGAACAGTGCATCCGGACAAGTTTGTGATCACTAAAAATGGTGATTCAGTACAGGTTCAGCAATACAGATTGGGTAAAAATAATGAGAATCCGGAACTGGTATTTGAGAAAACCTATTCCGATACCAAAACCAGGGAACTCTGGATCTACGGGCTGGAAGACGATGATATTTATGAAGTTTCCGGCGAAGGAAAGCCTAAAATGAATATCCGGCTTATCGGAGGATATAATCATGACACGTATAATGTATCCAATGGAAACAGGGTAAAAATTTACGATTTCAAGTCCCAGAAGAATACGTATAACGACGGTTCTGCATCCAAACGGATTACTAATGATTATAATGTGAATACCTATGATTACCAGCACCCCAAATATAATTTTGTTGCAGGATTGCCCAATGCAGATTTCAATCCGGATGACGGCGTGATTTTCGGGTTCCTCGCGAATTATACGGTTAATAACTTTATTCAGGATCCGTATACGCAAAAGCATAGCCTCAAAGCTAATCTTTATACGGCTACAGGCGGTTTTAACCTTGTTTACAAAGGGATTTTCAAAAAAGCGATTTCCGGATGGGATTTTAACCTTGATGCATCTTATACCACACCCCGCTTTACGGAAAATTTCTTCGGACTGTCCAATGAGAGTGAATACGACCGCAAAGAGACCAAACGCTGGTACAACCGGGCAAGAATCTCCAGGTTCTTTTTTGCGCCTTCCGTTTCCAAAAAAGGCTGGAACAATATCCAGAACCAGTTCCAGCTGACGTTTGAAAATAATAAGGTGCAGAGAAACGGCGACCGTTTCGTAGATATTTCGCCGGATGTAAGACAGGAAGTGTTCAATGACCAGCAGTTTGGTGGTGCAAACTATACTTTCAGTTATAAAAATGTAGATAATTCCGCTTTTCCTACTTTTGGATTTGAACTGGTAGGAAATGTGGCCTGGAAAGCCAATCTTGCAGATTACAACAGGAATTTCGCCATTCTATCCGGAAGGCTTTCTTTTGATCATAAGCTTGATAAAAGGGGACGTTTTGTGCTGGCTAATTCCAGCAACGGGATGTGGATCAGCAATAACGATTTTGAGTTTTACCAGGCAGCAAGTATCGGTGGCAATAACGGGATGAGGGCATTCAGGAATGACCGGTTTTCCGGAAAATCTTCTTTCACCAACAATTCTGAAATCCGCTGGGATTTCGGGAGGATCAGAAATAATATTGCCCCTGCCAATATGGGAATCCTGATCGGCTACGATATCGGCCGTGTATTGAATGACAATGAAGATTCCCAGAAATGGCATCAATCGGTAGGGGCCGGCTTCTGGCTCAGCATCGTAGAGATGTTCTCCGCCCGACTGAATTATTTCCATGGTTCGGATGGCGGCAGGATTTCCGCAGGAGTGGGCATGACGTTTTAA
- a CDS encoding Pycsar system effector family protein, with translation MNILHKAKDYVETLFKNRLSSIYFYHNFVHTTYTVNKAEEIMKHTPVSAEDQEKVLLALWFHDTGYVESPENHEEKGVEIMKNFLQQEQYPQHKIDDIAQLILATQITHEPQTLLEKIVKDADCSHFASHDYNDISDALRKEWELTNVRCFSNEQWNEGNLNMLRNKHKFYTDYAKENWEPLKKKNIKKIEKKLIKEEDKKEDRKEAADSKKEKSDRSVDTLFRITLSNHTRLSDIADSKANILLSVNAIIISVCLSVLVPKLDAPRNSHLIIPSFILLLSSVLTIIFAILSTKPNVTKARFSLQDVKDRKVNLLFFGNFNRMLFEDYQEAMNVLIKDRDYIYDSMVKDLYFLGKVLDRKYKLLSTTYKIFMAGIVISVLSFGYAFLTL, from the coding sequence ATGAATATTTTACACAAAGCTAAAGATTATGTGGAAACCTTATTTAAAAATAGGTTATCTTCTATATATTTTTATCATAATTTCGTCCATACTACATATACGGTCAACAAGGCGGAAGAAATCATGAAACATACCCCGGTCTCGGCGGAAGACCAGGAAAAAGTATTGCTGGCCCTCTGGTTTCATGATACCGGATACGTTGAGAGCCCTGAGAATCATGAGGAGAAAGGAGTTGAAATCATGAAAAATTTCCTTCAGCAGGAGCAATATCCCCAACATAAGATCGATGATATTGCCCAACTGATTTTAGCCACCCAAATCACCCATGAACCGCAGACACTATTGGAAAAAATTGTGAAAGACGCGGACTGCAGCCATTTCGCAAGCCATGATTACAATGATATTTCCGATGCTTTAAGAAAAGAATGGGAGCTGACCAATGTAAGATGTTTCTCCAATGAGCAATGGAACGAAGGTAATCTCAATATGCTCAGGAACAAACACAAATTCTATACCGATTATGCCAAAGAGAACTGGGAGCCGCTAAAAAAGAAAAATATAAAAAAAATTGAAAAAAAGCTGATCAAGGAAGAGGATAAAAAAGAAGACCGGAAAGAGGCTGCGGATTCTAAGAAAGAAAAATCGGACAGAAGTGTGGATACCCTGTTCAGGATAACCCTGAGCAACCATACCAGACTGAGTGATATTGCCGACAGCAAAGCCAATATCCTGCTTTCCGTTAATGCCATCATCATCTCTGTATGCCTTTCCGTACTCGTCCCGAAACTGGATGCACCAAGGAATTCACACCTGATCATTCCAAGCTTTATATTGCTCCTTTCCAGTGTGCTGACCATTATTTTTGCCATCCTTTCTACCAAACCGAATGTAACCAAAGCCAGGTTCTCGCTTCAGGATGTCAAAGACCGTAAGGTGAATCTTCTATTCTTCGGGAACTTTAACAGGATGCTCTTCGAGGATTATCAGGAAGCGATGAATGTGCTGATCAAGGACCGGGATTATATTTATGACTCTATGGTAAAGGACCTATACTTTCTGGGGAAAGTCCTGGACCGTAAATATAAGCTTCTGTCTACCACCTATAAGATTTTTATGGCGGGGATTGTTATTTCCGTATTGTCTTTCGGTTATGCTTTTCTGACGCTTTAA
- a CDS encoding bestrophin family protein: MIIRQRVHWLKMLFIWKGSVLKKIMVQLAVITLFSLAIYYFKGKVLDYKVHLNPAIFTLIGLALAIFMGFCNSASYDRYWEGRKLWGVLVNETRSLTRQIFSFVNDQGPDAYEEKQKITKVIAAFCWSLNDYLRDKPGTHSLDHLLSKEQIRQLQGKKFIPNIILGFIADWLNDQHSKGNIDSIIMASMDERLNQFSTILGGCERIHNTPLPFAYSVLLHRTVYLYCFWLPFGLVDIVGWMMPLVVLLISYTFIALDAIIQEIGEPFGEEENDLALNSICRTIEYSIFEQAGIQQEQPVIVHSYVVD, encoded by the coding sequence ATGATCATAAGGCAACGCGTTCACTGGCTAAAGATGCTCTTCATATGGAAAGGGTCTGTTCTGAAGAAGATTATGGTACAGCTTGCTGTCATCACGCTTTTTTCATTGGCTATTTACTATTTTAAAGGAAAGGTTCTCGATTATAAGGTTCACCTTAATCCTGCTATCTTCACCCTTATTGGCCTTGCACTGGCCATTTTTATGGGTTTCTGCAACTCAGCCAGCTACGACCGGTATTGGGAAGGGCGCAAACTTTGGGGCGTGTTGGTCAATGAGACCCGTTCCCTTACAAGGCAGATTTTTTCATTTGTCAATGATCAGGGGCCAGACGCTTATGAAGAAAAACAGAAAATAACAAAAGTGATTGCAGCATTCTGCTGGTCGCTGAATGATTATCTGAGGGATAAACCCGGTACCCACAGTCTTGATCACCTGCTCTCCAAAGAACAGATCCGGCAGTTGCAGGGGAAAAAGTTCATACCGAATATCATTCTCGGTTTTATAGCCGACTGGCTGAATGATCAGCACAGCAAGGGAAATATAGACAGCATCATCATGGCTTCTATGGATGAACGCCTGAATCAGTTTTCAACAATCCTTGGGGGCTGTGAACGGATCCATAATACGCCTTTGCCTTTTGCGTACAGTGTATTGCTGCACAGGACCGTCTATCTGTACTGCTTCTGGCTTCCGTTTGGGCTGGTGGATATTGTAGGCTGGATGATGCCACTGGTTGTCCTTTTGATCAGCTACACATTCATCGCACTGGATGCCATTATCCAGGAAATCGGGGAACCTTTTGGAGAAGAGGAAAATGATCTTGCCCTGAACAGCATTTGCAGGACTATTGAATATTCAATTTTTGAGCAGGCCGGAATTCAGCAGGAACAGCCGGTGATCGTACATTCTTATGTAGTGGACTGA